In the Pseudorasbora parva isolate DD20220531a chromosome 23, ASM2467924v1, whole genome shotgun sequence genome, one interval contains:
- the LOC137062447 gene encoding protein bangles and beads-like — MVPFVPSLRVTSVTAEWGLRLEACHLRDLENKRKTAVPQIESKSAVPQIESKSAVPQTESKSAVPLIESKSAVPQIESKSAVPQIESKSAVPLIESKSAVPQIESKSAVPLIESKSAVPQIESKSAVPQIESKSAVPQIESKSAVPQIESKSAVPLIESKAVVPLIESKAAVPLIESKSAVPLIESKSAVPQIESKSAVPLIESKAVVPLIESKAAVPLIESKSAVPQIESKSAVPQIESKSAVPQIESKSTVPQIESKSAVPQIESKSAVPQMESKSAVPQMESKRAVPQMESKSAVPLIESKSAVPLIESKSAVPLIESKSAVPLIESKSAVPQIESKSAVPQIESKSAVPLIESKSAVPQIESKSAVPLIESKSAVPLIESKSAVPLIESKSAVPLIESKSAVPLIESKSAVPLIESKSAVPLIESKSAVPLIESKSAVPQIEQERGSTDREQERGSTDREQERGSTDREQERGSTDREQGRGSTDREQEHGSTDREQERGSTDREQEGGSTEREQDRGSTDREQEDGSTDREQEDGSTDREQEGGSTDREQDRGSTDREQEDGSTDREQEGGSTDRTMFKCSP; from the coding sequence ATGGTTCCCTTCGTTCCTTCACTCcgagtaacgtcagtgactgctGAATGGGGgcttcgcttagaagcctgtcatcttCGAGATCTAGAAAACAAGAGAAAGACCGCAGTTCcacagatagagagcaagagcgCGGTTCcacagatagagagcaagagcgCGGTTCcacagacagagagcaagagcgCGGTTCCACTGATAGAGAGCAAGAGCGCGGTTCcacagatagagagcaagagcgCGGTTCcacagatagagagcaagagcgCGGTTCCACTGATAGAGAGCAAGAGCGCGGTTCcacagatagagagcaagagcgCGGTTCCACTGATAGAGAGCAAGAGCGCGGTTCcacagatagagagcaagagcgCGGTTCcacagatagagagcaagagcgCGGTTCcacagatagagagcaagagcgCGGTTCcacagatagagagcaagagcgCGGTTCCACTGATAGAGAGCAAGGCCGTGGTTCCACTGATAGAGAGCAAGGCCGCGGTTCCACTGATAGAGAGCAAGAGCGCGGTTCCACTGATAGAGAGCAAGAGCGCGGTTCcacagatagagagcaagagcgCGGTTCCACTGATAGAGAGCAAGGCCGTGGTTCCACTGATAGAGAGCAAGGCCGCGGTTCCACTGATAGAGAGCAAGAGCGCGGTTCcacagatagagagcaagagcgCGGTTCcacagatagagagcaagagcgCGGTTCcacagatagagagcaagagcacGGTTCcacagatagagagcaagagcgCGGTTCcacagatagagagcaagagcgCGGTTCCACAGATGGAGAGCAAGAGCGCGGTTCCACAGATGGAGAGCAAGAGGGCGGTTCCACAGATGGAGAGCAAGAGCGCGGTTCCACTGATAGAGAGCAAGAGCGCGGTTCCACTGATAGAGAGCAAGAGCGCGGTTCCACTGATAGAGAGCAAGAGCGCGGTTCCACTGATAGAGAGCAAGAGCGCGGTTCcacagatagagagcaagagcgCGGTTCcacagatagagagcaagagcgCGGTTCCACTGATAGAGAGCAAGAGCGCGGTTCcacagatagagagcaagagcgCGGTTCCACTGATAGAGAGCAAGAGCGCGGTTCCACTGATAGAGAGCAAGAGCGCGGTTCCACTGATAGAGAGCAAGAGCGCGGTTCCACTGATAGAGAGCAAGAGCGCGGTTCCACTGATAGAGAGCAAGAGCGCGGTTCCACTGATAGAGAGCAAGAGCGCGGTTCCACTGATAGAGAGCAAGAGCGCGGTTCCACTGATAGAGAGCAAGAGCGCGGTTCCACAGATAGAGCAAGAGCGCGGTTCCACTGATAGAGAGCAAGAGCGCGGTTCcacagatagagagcaagagcgCGGTTCCACTGATAGAGAGCAAGAGCGCGGTTCCACTGATAGAGAGCAAGGGCGCGGTTCCACTgatagagagcaagagcacGGTTCCACTGATAGAGAGCAAGAGCGCGGTTCCACTGATAGAGAGCAAGAGGGCGGTTCCACAGAAAGAGAGCAAGACCGCGGTTCcacagatagagagcaagaggaCGGTTCcacagatagagagcaagaggaCGGTTCcacagatagagagcaagagggCGGTTCCACTGATAGAGAGCAAGACCGCGGTTCcacagatagagagcaagaggaCGGTTCCACTGATAGAGAGCAAGAGGGCGGTTCCACAGATagaactatgtttaaatgtagcCCTTGA